Proteins from one Flavobacterium sp. N2038 genomic window:
- a CDS encoding polysaccharide lyase, translating into MKKNIPFKLIIASVAFIITASCSKDDNDDSKPEEPAQAVNDTILNVNYETGEFTSGITGITGTHATAADAVFMTSPGSTGKYAVAHKVTLGDTSYFSDGAYRSESDAVSLAKYRYAPGDEHRYEVSILLKDWQSWNGTDPAYGDNIFQLKMSDNQLLPLRILTKRNAIVARNYQYQDNLITDYRPYINQWIKFRVEVKWAVDNTGYMKIFAKLPDQSDYKLLLERTNFTTFTGNPAVGNVGYLKWGVYREAGEDANGNVITSDNVLTRIAYHDDIRIIKLPLK; encoded by the coding sequence ATGAAAAAGAATATTCCCTTCAAACTTATTATTGCGAGTGTGGCATTCATAATTACAGCATCCTGTAGTAAAGATGACAATGACGATTCTAAACCCGAAGAACCCGCACAAGCTGTAAACGATACGATTTTAAATGTGAATTACGAAACAGGCGAATTTACGTCAGGAATTACAGGTATAACAGGTACTCACGCCACTGCTGCTGATGCCGTTTTTATGACTTCACCCGGAAGTACTGGAAAATATGCTGTTGCGCATAAAGTTACACTTGGCGATACTAGTTATTTTTCTGATGGTGCTTACCGCAGTGAATCTGATGCTGTTTCTTTGGCAAAATATCGTTATGCTCCAGGAGACGAACACCGATATGAAGTCAGCATATTGTTAAAAGACTGGCAATCGTGGAATGGCACAGATCCTGCTTACGGTGATAATATTTTTCAGCTAAAAATGTCCGACAATCAGTTATTGCCTCTCAGAATCCTTACTAAACGTAATGCTATCGTGGCCAGAAACTACCAATATCAGGACAATTTAATTACGGATTATCGTCCTTATATCAATCAATGGATCAAGTTTCGTGTTGAGGTAAAATGGGCAGTTGATAATACCGGATATATGAAAATATTCGCCAAACTTCCCGACCAATCCGACTATAAGCTTTTACTGGAACGCACAAATTTTACCACATTCACAGGCAATCCGGCAGTTGGAAATGTAGGTTATTTAAAATGGGGCGTTTACCGGGAAGCCGGAGAAGATGCCAATGGCAATGTAATTACCAGCGATAATGTTCTAACTCGCATTGCTTATCATGATGATATCAGAATCATCAAACTTCCTTTAAAATAG